In Xiphophorus hellerii strain 12219 chromosome 13, Xiphophorus_hellerii-4.1, whole genome shotgun sequence, the following proteins share a genomic window:
- the prcc gene encoding proline-rich protein PRCC has protein sequence MSLVAYGSSDESDSEETSTSAAAESKPSGGGLFSFLPAPKAPGSAAGGKEAASRAKNSVAKESTGGFLSSLPKPKKRTEPVKIPVPQLQRRDSDSEEDEPVPKKLQPQSAGSGLSSILPKPKNLTVKETDRPLIPHTLTKRPDPKAPKPGAAASGLIGSSASPSAIKAAAKSAALQVAKQIAAEDQNNEEDISPQNYFSLEDDSQPLPDVVPIVDPEPAAPAEPCPYVAADEPGQSNAPLDFGGSHEGASAWDGQYDQYQQPMAGPEAFPEGYYDAPYYQNPNPESAEAEPPDNSNMFDDEGFMRLQGKRNRGKEEVKFLEIKGDDQLSGNQQWMTKSISEEKQTRQSYSKRRGEQPTGQQRRKHQITYLIHQAKEREIELKNNWAENRMTRRQTQAKYGF, from the exons ATGTCTCTAGTCGCTTATGGTAGCAGTGATGAGAGTGACTCGGAGGAAACCTCGACCTCTGCCGCAGCTGAGAGTAAACCTAGCGGGGGAGGGCTCTTCTCTTTCCTGCCTGCGCCTAAAGCACCTGGATCTGCAGCTGGAGGGAAGGAGGCAGCATCCAGGGCAAAAAACTCTGTAGCAAAGGAAAGCACAGGAGGGTTCCTGTCCAGTCTGCCCAAACCCAAGAAACGAACAGAGCCTGTCAAGATCCCTGTGCCACAACTTCAGAGGCGGGAT tcaGACTCAGAAGAAGATGAGCCGGTCCCAAAGAAGCTGCAACCCCAG AGTGCCGGTTCAGGTCTGTCCTCCATTCTCCCCAAACCCAAAAACCTAACAGTGAAGGAGACGGACCGACCTTTGATCCCTCACACGCTCACTAAGCGTCCAGATCCCAAAGCACCTAAACCCGGGGCTGCTGCTTCGGGTCTGATCGGTTCCAGTGCGTCTCCCTCCGCCATCAAAGCCGCGGCCAAGTCAGCGGCCCTGCAGGTAGCGAAGCAAATCGCAGCGGAAGACCAGAACAACGAGGAGGACATATCCCCTCAGAACTACTTTTCCCTGGAGGACGACTCCCAGCCTCTTCCCGACGTCGTCCCGATCGTGGATCCTGAGCCGGCGGCCCCCGCTGAGCCCTGTCCTTACGTGGCCGCTGATGAGCCGGGACAGTCGAATGCACCTTTGGACTTTGGAGGGAGCCATGAGGGAGCGAGCGCATGGGACGGTCAATACGACCAGTATCAACAACCCATGGCCGGCCCAGAGGCGTTCCCCGAG ggTTACTATGACGCGCCGTACTATCAGAACCCTAACCCGGAGTCAGCAGAAGCCGAGCCGCCGGACAACTCTAACATGTTTGACGACGAAGGG TTCATGCGGCTGCAGGGGAAAAGAAACCGAGGCAAAGAGGAAGTGAAGTTTCTGGAAATCAAAGGAGACGACCAGCTGAGTGGGAACCAGCAGTGGATGACGAAGAGCATctctgaggaaaaacaaacccGCCAGTCGTACAGCAAG AGAAGAGGAGAACAGCCTACAGGGCAACAGAGGCGAAAGCATCAGATAACGTATCTCATTCACCAG GCGAAGGAACGTGAGATTGAGCTGAAGAACAACTGGGCAGAAAACAGGATGACCCGGCGTCAGACCCAGGCCAAATATGGCTTCTAG
- the mrpl9 gene encoding large ribosomal subunit protein bL9m — protein sequence MFSCGRFALQVLLRQPAVRSFSLTPAQHTVIVERWWQVPLSKEGSPPRLYPRRHRVYKLVEDTKHAPKEKMELILTQTVEKLGGRGDTVFVKKSIGRNRLLAQGLAVYPSPENKQMFAEELRLLREGQPEQRLQTRTGQLTVELLKQSKLKIIKTLSDDFQLTKEVVCRQFEKKLGIVVPPHALSLPFEPIKELGEYWCDITVNGMDTVRIPISLLPYEDQSAVHKKQVRAQRKLLAAERDSQADAEEDDAILTAVSEAQEAENGKDSTTVQTQQGSTSPPTGNSDQK from the exons ATGTTTAGCTGCGGCCGCTTCGCCCTTCAGGTTCTGCTCAGACAGCCCGCGGTCAGGAGCTTCTCCCTGACTCCTGCTCAG CACACGGTTATAGTGGAGCGATGGTGGCAGGTCCCTTTGTCCAAAGAGGGCAGTCCGCCGAGGCTTTACCCCCGAAGACACAGAGTCTACAAGCTAGTCGAGGATACTAAACATGCTCCCAAGGAGAAGATGGAGCTCATTCTCACCCAAACTGTAGAAA AACTCGGTGGGAGAGGCGATACTGTATTTGTGAAGAAGTCCATCGGGCGAAATAGGCTGCTGGCCCAAGGCCTCGCCGTTTATCCATCACCGGAGAATAAACAGATGTTTGCTGAGGAGCTGAGA CTTCTGCGTGAGGGACAACCAGAACAGAGATTACAAACCAGAACAGGACAACTG acagtTGAGCTCCTTAAGCAATCCAAGCTAAAAATCATCAAAACGCTGTCTGACGACTTCCAGCTCACTAAAGAAGTCGTCTGCAGACAGTTTGAAAAGAAG CTGGGAATTGTTGTTCCGCCTCATGCGTTGAGTCTGCCGTTTGAGCCAATAAAGGAACTGGGAGAGTACTGGTGTGATATTACA GTTAATGGGATGGACACCGTTCGCATTCCCATCTCCCTGTTGCCGTACGAAGATCAGTCCGCGGTCCACAAGAAGCAGGTGCGGGCGCAACGGAAGCTGCTGGCGGCCGAACGCGACTCGCAGGCTGACGCCGAGGAGGACGACGCCATTTTAACGGCCGTTTCTGAAGCGCAGGAAGCGGAAAACGGTAAAGACTCAACAACCGTCCAAACCCAGCAGGGATCAACGTCACCGCCGACTGGAAACTCTGATCAAAAGTAA